From Thalassospiraceae bacterium LMO-JJ14:
CCCCGACATGGATCTGTCCGGGCAGTCGGCAGGCGGGCGGGAAGTCGTCTGCACCTCTGAACCGGAACACGCTGTCATGGACCTGAGCATGGTCGCGGATCAATGGCCAGACGACGTCCCGCAGGAATTCCTGATCGTTCCACTTGTTACGGCTGTAGCCCATCGCCACACCGGCAAGCGCGCGGATATTCGGCAACACCCGTGTCACACCGCCCCACATCCCGGCCAAAATAACCTCCATGTGATACGGGTGATCGCGCATCACGTGAAACAGCCGGCCTGATTTGATCCAGTCGTCGACGGCCACCGCTTCCTGCATGTTGAGACGGGAATCCGCATCGCGGCAAATGAAGCGCTCGACCGTTGCGTCGTCGGATACCAGGAACCGCCACAACGGCTTCAATTCGACGATCTTCGGGTCGCGGATGATGTGGATTTCCGCCCCGAGACGGCGGAGTTCCTCGATCACCGGGGCAGGCACGCTGTCATCGCAATAAAACCGGCAGCGCCAGCTTGGATAGATGTGCGGTGCGATCTGGGCGTTGACGATGGCGCCGTGGGTATAGACCGGATCATCGCCCCACAGGCTGAAGGAAATGATGTTCTTCTCGCGCGCCAGCGGATCGAACGGCGCATCGCGGTGCGTAAGCTCGAGTCCCAGGTCCAGGCGGGCGAACTGTGCCGTCGCAAAGGCATCCTTCATCTCCAGCGCAACCGCCGCCGCCTTGACGCATTCGGCCTCGTTGCCGGCCTGAAAATGGGTGATCACGAGCGCGTTGCGGGTCGGGATATCGGTCGGGTTGAGGGCAATCGCCCGCTCCATGGCTTGAACCGATTCCTTGAATTGTTTCAAGCGTCTATGGGAAACGCCGAGGAGACTCCAGGCCAGCGCGTTGCGCCCGCCGGTGTCGGTCTGCAGATACCATTTGAACAGCGGCACGGCCTCGACATCGTGGCCCATTTCCTGCGTCACGACGGCCAGATGATAGCGTGCGCGGACGTAGGATTCGTCGGCCTTGAGCGCGCTGCGGAAGCTGATCTGCGCCTGTTCGCGCGCCCCTAGATCGCGCTGGCACATGCCCTGCAGCGTCCAGATATCGGCGCGTCCGGGCGCGGCCTCGAGGGTTTCCCGCAAAACCGCAAGCGCCTCGTTTTGCCGGCCGAGACGCCGGAGCGAAAGCGCCAGCACCAGCGACAGACTGATTTTATCTGCACAAGCCTGCATATTTTCCCGGGCAGCGGTGACCGCGTTAACGAATTCAGCGCGCTTATAGAGCGCATAAGCCGCTTTTACTTCCGGTTCCGGGGAGTCTGGTTCGAACGTGCGCTCGTTCATCGTCGGGGGCTGCTCCTTGCGCAGAACAAATTGCAATAACCAACGTGCGACCGCGATACTGACAGCCGTCCGCAAAATCGGCAATCGTGCCTTTTCAAAGCCGGCTCGCGTTCCCAAATACCGAATGCTACGGTGCGCATCTTCAATTTGGGGGAAGACAAAATGGTACGTGTTTTAGGACGCGCGAATTCGATCAACGTGCAGAAGGTCATGTGGATCGCTGCCGAGATCGGACTGGATGTCGAGCGGGTCGATGTCGGTGGTGCGTTCGGTGGCAACGACCAGGCGGATTATCTGGCGAAGAACCCGAACGGCCGCGTCCCCACCATCGAGGACGACGGCTTCATCCTTTGGGAGTCCAATACCATCGTCCGTTATCTGGCGGAAAAATACGGCTCCGCCCCCTGGAAGCCGGCGAAGATCGAAGATACCTTCCTCGCCCATCAGTGGATGGATTTCTATCTGACGACCCTGCACCCGGACATGACGGTGCTGTTCTGGACGCTGGTCCGCACCCCACCCGAGAAACGCGATGCCGCCGCCTTCGACAAGGCACTGGCGCAAGCCGCGAAGACATGGGCCATCGTCGATGCGCACCTTGCCGACAATCCGTTCATGACCGGCACCGCGCCGAGCATGGGCGACGTGCCGCTCGGCTGCGCGGCGTACCGCTGGCACAATCTCGATCTCGCGCGTCCCGACCTGCCGCATCTCAAGCGCTGGTATGAAAGTCTGGCGTCACGCCTCGCCTATCAGGAAAATGTCATGCTGCCCCTCACCTGATTGAGGTGGCATTCACTAACAGCGTTTCCATATACATAAAAATGCACATCGATTTGGGGGATATCACATGAGCGACAAGGTCTACGCCGACTTCACGCAGGACCAGCTGGACTGGCAATACAACAACCGCGAACGCGTGCCGGAACATCCCGACGTGCTCGCCGCCTTGATGGCGCGGGGCGAGAAATTCATCGCCAAAGCGCCGCACGCGTTCGACCTTGCGTTCGGCGACACCCCGGCCGAAGCCGTCGACGTCTATCCGGCGCACGAAAGCGACGAAGCGGCGCCGGTGCTGATCTTCTTTCACGGCGGCTACTGGTTTTCCCGCCACAAGAACGACTTCCGTTTCATCCCCGCCGGGTTCGCCCCCGCCGGCGCGATGGTCGTCGCCGTCAACTATGCGCTGATCCCCGACGTCGATATGGCCGAACTGGTGCGCCAGTGCCGCGCCTCGGTGAAGTGGACCTATGACAACGCCGCCGATCACGGCGGCGATCCGGAACGCATCTATATCTCCGGTCATTCCGCCGGCGGTCATGTGACCGGCATGATGTTCGCCACCGACTGGGATGAATGGGGCGTGCCGTCCGGCGCCATCAAGGGCGGCATGGCGCTGTCGGGTCTTTACGATCTGGAGCCGATCCGCCTCAATTACATGAACACGACACTCGGCTTCACCGAACAGACCGTCGCCGATTACAGCCCGAAGTATCTGAAGCCGACTGTCAGCGCGCCGCTGGTGTGCGCCGTCGGCGGTGCCGAGACGCCCGAGTTCCTGCGCCATAACAAGATGCTGGCGGGCCCGTGGGGCGACGCCGGTCTGACGGTCGAGGAAATCGTCGCACCGGGTCTCAACCACTTCACCATCCTCGGCGATTTCTCGACCGAAGGCTGTCAGCTCAATACCCGCATGCGCGAGCTGATGGGGCTCTGATGCCGACGCCCCCGATCGACAAATTCTCCGTCGACGTGTTCTGGTCGATGCGCAGCCCGTTTTGCTATCTCGCCCTCGACCGCCTGATCGAGATCGAACGCAATTTTCACTGCTTCATCAACATCCGCCCAGTGTGGCCGATTGCCGTGCGCACGCCCGGTTTCTTCAAAACCGTGAACCCGAAGTACCGGCGCTACCACACGCAGGATTGCACGCGTATGGCCGAATATCTGGGTATTCCGTTCCGCCGCCCGCCGGTCCCCGACCCGATCATCCAGGACGAGGCAACGATGGAGGTCGCCAGGGACCAGCCCTATATCCGCACCCTGACGCTACTGTGCGCGGCGGCGCAGGTGCGCGACGCCGGGTTGCCGTTTCTCGACGAAGTCATGCGTCTATTGTGGGATGGTTCGACCGACAACTGGCACCAGGGCGATCATCTTTTGAACGCCATGAACGCCGCCGGCCTCAACGGGCATGCGTTGATGGCGGATATCGAGGCCGATCCCGAACGCTTTGAGGCGGTCATCGCCGAGAACGAAGCCGCACAGGAAGCGTCCGATCACTGGGGCGTGCCGCTGATGGTCTATAATGGCGAAACCTTCTTCGGCGAAGATCGCGTCGATATTTTATTGTGGCGCATGCTCAAGGACGGGCTCGAAGAACGGGCCTGACGTTGTCGCTCCACCCCCTCACCTAACCTCTCCCCCTGCAAGGGGGAGAGGGACGAGAGCGGACCGTGCATCGATACGAGAGTCCCTCTCCTCCATTCATGGAGGAGAGGACAGGTGAGGAGGCCCTACCCCCCGATCTTCTCTGAGTCCGGCAGCATGGCGACCAGCACATTGGCGGCCCGGCTTTACCGCGCAGGCGGGAATCCTTAATTCACTTAAACCACAGAGGTACAGAGGTACAGAGGACGCGCCAAATTGCAGCACCTCTGTGTTCTCGGCGCCTCTGTGGTTCAATTGTGAAATGGTTTGACTGGCCCCCGCCTGCGTCGGCGGTACGCCTAGGATGAGGCGCCGCAAAAGGCAGAGCCCATAATTGCCCCCCCCTCTCGTACAAAATAGTCGAGTATGGCAATATCCTGGTGTCCGGTGGCCTTCCAATAGGCATTTACCGGCCCATATCATGATGGCGGACAGACCGTAGATCGAATACCAGCCAAAGGAGTCAGGCCGTGGCGGACGAGTTATACGATGTGCTTGGCGTCAAGAAGACCGCGACACAGGACGAGATAAAGAAGGCGCACCGCACCCGGGCGAAGAAGCATCACCCTGACCTCAACCCCGGCGACAAGGCGGCCGAGGAAACCTTCAAGAAAGTTCAGGCCGCCTACAACGTGCTGTCAGACGAAGAAAAACGCCGCCGCTACGATGCCGGCGAGATCGATGCCGAAGGCAACGAGACACAGCGCCAGTTCTACCGCGAATACGCCGATGCCGGTGGCGATCATCCATATGCATCGCGCGCCGGGTATGACGATCTGGACGACATCTTCGCCGACATCTTCCGCGCACAGCAACGCCAGGGCGGCGGAAAGGCCCACATCCGCATGCGTGGCGGCGACGTCGGATACCGGATGGAGGTATCCTTCCTCGAAGCCGTCAACGGCGCGAAAAAGCGTATCACCATGCCCGACGGCAAGTCGCTCGACATTACCATTCCGCCCGGTCACCGCGACGGTCAGATTCTCCGGCTCCGCGGCAAGGGAATGCCCGGCCTTGGCGGCGGCGAGCCCGGAGATGCGCATGTCGAGGTCCACGTCAAACCGCACCCGGACTTCGTCCGCCGTGACCGGGATATCCTTGTCGATCTGCCGGTCGCACTCAACGAGGCTGTCCTCGGTGCGAAGATGCCCGTGCCGACGGTCCGGGGCACGGTGATGATGACCATCCCGCCCGGCTCGAACAGTGGCGATATTCTGCGGCTCAAGGGCAAGGGTGTCGAGGCACATGGCAAGCATGCCGCCGGCGATCAGCTTGTGAAGCTCGTCGTCAAGCTGCCGAAAGAACCGGACGAAGCGCTCAAGGGCTTCCTTGAGGAATGGGCCAAGGACCACGGCTACGACCCACGCAAAGACGCGGAAGGATAACGCCATGATGCATGAACAGGAAATTCTCGAGCGCTACATGGACCTGCCGCGTGAAACGCTGCACATCTGGATCGAACAAGGCTGGGTCAAGCCCGAGCGTGGCCGGGAGGGTTACCGGTTCCGCGAAATCGACGTCGCCCGGGTCGGTCTGATCCATGAGTTTTCGACCGAGCTTGAACTGGGCGACGACGCAATGGAGGTGATCCTGCCGCTACTCGATCAGGTGCATGGCCTGCGCCGTCAGCTCCGCTGCCTCGCCGACGCCGTCAGCGCGCAGCCTGACGATGTGCGCCGGTCGATCGTCGAAGCTCTGGAAAAATCCGAGACGTGACGCGGCGGTCACCTCCCTCACTTTATCAATACCCCCTCGCCTAGCCTCTCCCCCTTAAAGGGGGAGAGGGATGAGAGCGATACGTGCCTTGATACGAGAGTCCCTCTCCTCCATTCATGGAGGAGAGGACAGGTGAGGAGGCTCTCCTACTCCTCGATCTTTTCCGCGTCCGGCAGCATGGCGACGAGCACGTTGGCCATGAGCATGGTCGCGGCCAGCAGATAGAACACCGCGCCGACGCCGTACAGATCGGCGATCCAGCCACCCAGCATCGGAATGATCAGCGACAGCCCCGACTGCACGCCGAACAGC
This genomic window contains:
- a CDS encoding DnaJ C-terminal domain-containing protein, with the protein product MADELYDVLGVKKTATQDEIKKAHRTRAKKHHPDLNPGDKAAEETFKKVQAAYNVLSDEEKRRRYDAGEIDAEGNETQRQFYREYADAGGDHPYASRAGYDDLDDIFADIFRAQQRQGGGKAHIRMRGGDVGYRMEVSFLEAVNGAKKRITMPDGKSLDITIPPGHRDGQILRLRGKGMPGLGGGEPGDAHVEVHVKPHPDFVRRDRDILVDLPVALNEAVLGAKMPVPTVRGTVMMTIPPGSNSGDILRLKGKGVEAHGKHAAGDQLVKLVVKLPKEPDEALKGFLEEWAKDHGYDPRKDAEG
- a CDS encoding glutathione S-transferase family protein → MVRVLGRANSINVQKVMWIAAEIGLDVERVDVGGAFGGNDQADYLAKNPNGRVPTIEDDGFILWESNTIVRYLAEKYGSAPWKPAKIEDTFLAHQWMDFYLTTLHPDMTVLFWTLVRTPPEKRDAAAFDKALAQAAKTWAIVDAHLADNPFMTGTAPSMGDVPLGCAAYRWHNLDLARPDLPHLKRWYESLASRLAYQENVMLPLT
- a CDS encoding tetratricopeptide repeat protein; protein product: MNERTFEPDSPEPEVKAAYALYKRAEFVNAVTAARENMQACADKISLSLVLALSLRRLGRQNEALAVLRETLEAAPGRADIWTLQGMCQRDLGAREQAQISFRSALKADESYVRARYHLAVVTQEMGHDVEAVPLFKWYLQTDTGGRNALAWSLLGVSHRRLKQFKESVQAMERAIALNPTDIPTRNALVITHFQAGNEAECVKAAAVALEMKDAFATAQFARLDLGLELTHRDAPFDPLAREKNIISFSLWGDDPVYTHGAIVNAQIAPHIYPSWRCRFYCDDSVPAPVIEELRRLGAEIHIIRDPKIVELKPLWRFLVSDDATVERFICRDADSRLNMQEAVAVDDWIKSGRLFHVMRDHPYHMEVILAGMWGGVTRVLPNIRALAGVAMGYSRNKWNDQEFLRDVVWPLIRDHAQVHDSVFRFRGADDFPPACRLPGQIHVGGAVKSMPPWPVPAWFSSKNG
- a CDS encoding alpha/beta hydrolase; protein product: MSDKVYADFTQDQLDWQYNNRERVPEHPDVLAALMARGEKFIAKAPHAFDLAFGDTPAEAVDVYPAHESDEAAPVLIFFHGGYWFSRHKNDFRFIPAGFAPAGAMVVAVNYALIPDVDMAELVRQCRASVKWTYDNAADHGGDPERIYISGHSAGGHVTGMMFATDWDEWGVPSGAIKGGMALSGLYDLEPIRLNYMNTTLGFTEQTVADYSPKYLKPTVSAPLVCAVGGAETPEFLRHNKMLAGPWGDAGLTVEEIVAPGLNHFTILGDFSTEGCQLNTRMRELMGL
- a CDS encoding chaperone modulator CbpM encodes the protein MMHEQEILERYMDLPRETLHIWIEQGWVKPERGREGYRFREIDVARVGLIHEFSTELELGDDAMEVILPLLDQVHGLRRQLRCLADAVSAQPDDVRRSIVEALEKSET
- a CDS encoding DsbA family protein; the protein is MPTPPIDKFSVDVFWSMRSPFCYLALDRLIEIERNFHCFINIRPVWPIAVRTPGFFKTVNPKYRRYHTQDCTRMAEYLGIPFRRPPVPDPIIQDEATMEVARDQPYIRTLTLLCAAAQVRDAGLPFLDEVMRLLWDGSTDNWHQGDHLLNAMNAAGLNGHALMADIEADPERFEAVIAENEAAQEASDHWGVPLMVYNGETFFGEDRVDILLWRMLKDGLEERA